The segment AGGCATCGTTTTTCAGTTGAACCGATTCCTGCTCATTCGTTACGAAGCCCATTTCCACCAATACCCCCGGCATCGTGGTATTGCGCAACACATAAAAGGTTGCCGGGGAAATTCCTTTATCAACAGCCCCAGTCGTTTTGATCAGCGCTGTTTGTACCGCACGGGCCAAATCCGGTGATTTGTTGCCGTGGTAAAAAGTCATGGCGCCGGCGATATTGGAGTCCGGATTGGAATTGGAATGGATGCTGACAAAGATATCGGCCTTTTGTTGCTCAGCCATCGCTACCCTTGCCTCCAGTTCCTCACTCAGCGAACTACCCTCTGGCGCAACCGTCCGGTCGGTGTCACGGGTCATAATGACCTTGGCACCGGCTTGTACCAGTTTATCACGCAGCTTTAACCCGACTGCCAGGTTGTTGTCCGACTCACGGTCATTATTGGCAACCGCGCCGGGATTGCTGCCGCCGTGACCAGGGTCCACCACGATCACCTTGCCACGCAGCGACGCTGT is part of the Propionispora vibrioides genome and harbors:
- a CDS encoding N-acetylmuramoyl-L-alanine amidase family protein, producing the protein MYNTKLLAWGMLFLMMCTFLLPLSAAHAASTDSVLGTLASSTVASKDSGSGGSGFFEQVFGFLFDKVLGPIFNIFGGGKSSSGTSSPVNVIPLPSTPGDSAGGVGSTASLRGKVIVVDPGHGGSNPGAVANNDRESDNNLAVGLKLRDKLVQAGAKVIMTRDTDRTVAPEGSSLSEELEARVAMAEQQKADIFVSIHSNSNPDSNIAGAMTFYHGNKSPDLARAVQTALIKTTGAVDKGISPATFYVLRNTTMPGVLVEMGFVTNEQESVQLKNDAYRGKVAQGVFNGIAAYFDNR